CACGGCAAAGTGGTGAGGTGCAGGTTGTCATTGCCCTGGTAGCCATGAAAGAGGCCTTTCTTGTCCTGAACCTCGGCTATGATGTCACGCGCCTGGTTGCAGAAATCCAGCAACGAGTCCTGGTGGGGCAGGTGCACAAAGGCAATGGTCTGGTCGTTTTTGAGCACGGTGGTGGAGAGGTCCAGCCCGGCGTACTGCACTATTTGACCTTCTTCAATGCGCAGCAGAAAGTTAGGCGTGGCACATGCCGCCTGCCGGGTCACAAACAAATAGGCCAGAAAAACCGAGAGGCCTTCGCGCTTGCAGTAATGGTAAAGAGGAGAGATGTCAATCTCGGTGTGCACGTTGAAAAACGGCTGCGTAAACGGCTGAAAGAACCGGAACTGCTCCTCGCGTTCCCAGCCTTCCAGCGGAATTATGGTTTTGGGGTATTTGGTAGTCATGTGGGCGGGTGTCTTAAATTGCCCGGTGCTTGGCTTTTAAGTGCACCGGGCATTAAAGGTAACGGGTTCTACGCTTGTTTCAAGGCTGAAAGGGTTTGGTTTACCTTGGAAAGAAGCGGCCGTAGGTCTTTTTTAATGGCTCGTCTATTTAAGAAATACACGAGCACATTAATCCCTAAGAGGGCCACCGCAGGAACCAGCAGCCGCTTCGCCCCAAACGGAAATCCTGCCAAAAACAGCACCATACAGCAGCTGAATGGTAACAGATACCAATACAGAACGCCTTGGAGCAGGTGCACCTGTTGTTGCAGATACACCTGGTAGTGCAGCAGAAATTGCTCAAGGGGAAGGGACGGGTCTTGGAGAGGCTTTCGGCGGGCCCGCCGTAACTGGTAAATTACCAACGCACACCAGGGAATCACCAACGCGGCCCCTATCTTGGTCAAGGTGAACGGAACAAACCAGGCCACCAATCCAAAAAGCGGCATAATGAG
This Rufibacter radiotolerans DNA region includes the following protein-coding sequences:
- a CDS encoding CatA-like O-acetyltransferase; translated protein: MTTKYPKTIIPLEGWEREEQFRFFQPFTQPFFNVHTEIDISPLYHYCKREGLSVFLAYLFVTRQAACATPNFLLRIEEGQIVQYAGLDLSTTVLKNDQTIAFVHLPHQDSLLDFCNQARDIIAEVQDKKGLFHGYQGNDNLHLTTLPWFTFKGMEHAFSANPADAGIPKFAFGKLVQHEDQITLPLSIAVHHALADGYHIHLLLEHMNAYISAFEFLD